The sequence GCCCGGAGACATCGGCATGGGGCGTCGATCCTTCAGGCCTCACAGGGGGGATGAAGGGCTCCACGGGTCTTTGGGGCGGAACCGCCGCAGCGCCGGCCCCCGCAAGGCTGCCCGTTTCGGGCTGCGCGTCGGCGATGCGGGTCAGAAAACTCACCTTGGGTCCGCCTTCGGCGAAGAGCAGAACGTCCCCGTCCTTCAGATAAGCCTCCTTGACCCGTTTGCCGTTGACGAACGTGCCGTTGGTGCTGTGATCGATCAGCTTGAAGCGGTTCCCTTCGCGGAGGATTTCAGCATGTCTGCGGGATACGATCAAGAGGTCCTTCGGGAAGGACACCTGGCAGTCGGGGCTGCGCCCGAAGAGGATGGCCGGGTCGTCGAGTTCCTGGATCTCGCCTTTGCGCGGCCCCTGGATGTGGACCAGTTGAACGGTGATAAGCGGCGGTTTCTGCATGGGCTCACCCGGACCTCGCATGTGTGGAGCGCTGAAGAGCGGCCTGTCGCGGGATCGAAAGACGGCTGAATCCCCTGGATCCCCGAGTGGACCAAGGCCGCCAGCAGGGTAAAACCGAACAGGCAAAAGGTCCCCTGCTGCGCTGATCTTCACTCTGCAAACATAGGGCGGTCTCTGAATTATATGTTGGAAAGCCCCCTCGTTGTCAAGCGGCAAGCGTTGCCGGTACCGGGTAATTTTTAGAAATGATTGTTCTTTTCCAGGAATTCGGGTAGAGTCGAAGAAGAGCTGATTTATGTCGTGTCCGGGTGGTTGGCGCTTTGGGTGATCGTTGCATGCAGCGAACGGATGGTCGCCGCAGACGCCCGCCGCGCGGAGGAAAACCTTCCCGCCGTATGTTCACGTGCACCCGATGCCTGCGCTGCAAGGAGGGGGAGACCGATGAGCAGGATGGCATGGGCCGGCAAGTCGGATATCGGCCTGAAACGCCGGAACAACGAGGACACCTTCCTGATCTCCACCGAACTCGGCTTTTGCCTCGTGGCCGACGGCATCGGCGGCGCCGCGGCCGGCGAAGTCGCCAGCCGGACCTTTGCTGAAACAGCCGGTGAGATCTTCCAGAGCGCACAACCCCTCTCCGAAAAAGATGTCATTCAAACCGTCCGGGAGACCTTCAAGGCTGCCAACGAACGGGTGCGCGAGCACATCCGCCGGAACCCCGCCCATCTCGGCATGGGATGCACCGCCGAACTCCTCGCCTTCCACCCGCACGGGTTCGTCCTGGGGCATCTGGGAGACAGCAGGACCTACCGCCTCAGGGATGCTCAGTTCACAAGACTGACGAGCGATCACACCCTCGTGCAGGCGCAGCTGGAGCAGGGGCTTATCACCCCCGAGGCCGCGCGTACCCACCCGATGCGTCATGTGATCCTGCGTGCAGTGAGCGGGGAGGAGGCCGTGGAACTCGACCTGATTCGAGGGAAAATCCTGCCGGGGGATGGTTTCCTGCTGTGTTCGGACGGGTTGACCGACATGGTGGATGATGCCCGTGTCCACGAGATCCTGGCCGCAGGGGGCTCTGTACAGACCAGGGTGGACCGGCTGGTCGAGGAGGCGCTCGCGGCGGGGGGGAGGGACAACGTCACGGTGGTCCTCTGCGAGGTGGTGGGATGAACCCGGGCCGCGGGGCTTCGGCAGCGCCCTCGGCCGGGGCGGTGAAGGCCGCACGGCTGCCGACCTTCGGAGCCGATGCCCGCACCCTCAGGACTCTTTTGGCGTTTGGCCTGTTTTTCCTGGAGGTGTTTTTCCCCGGGCTGACGCCACGGGATCTGCGTGCGGAGAATGGGTGGCAGTCATACGCCTTGCCGGCGGCGGAACTCGAAGCGGTCGTGACAGGATGGCTCGAGCGTTCGGGCTTCGAGGTCGGGGGGGCGACCCTCGCCATGGGGTACCGTCGCCTGGATGCCCGGAAGGGGGAGGAGGCATGGGAGATCCGGCTGCGCCCGCAGTCCCCCCTAGGTTCCCAGTTGCTGGCGGTTTTCACCCGGGGAGGTGATCCCGATCCGGCCCGGGCCGCGGCCCTTGACCGCTTCGTCACGGAATATCTGGGCGGTTCAACAGGACCGGCGGCAGGGGTTTCCAACAGGGATATCCCTGCTGCGGTGCTTTCGAGGATCGAATCCGTGGTGTGCATCCGGGTTGGGGAGGGGGCTGCGCAGAGCCAGATCTCGGGCGTGGTGCTCGACCGTGGAGGTCTGATCCTGTGCGTCGCGCACGCCCTGGGGCGGGGCGATGGCGTTCAGGTGGTTTTCCACGATGGAAGGGTTTTGCAGGGGCTTCCGGTCAGGCTGGAACCGCATCGGGATCTCAGCCTCGTCCGGGTCGCGGGGAAGGCACCGCCGGGGGTGTCGCCGCGCGAGGGGCGCCGCCTCGTCGGGATGGGCGAGCGGGTCTATTCCATCGGATGCCCCCTCAGACTCAGCGGGACGGTCTTTCAAGGAACGGTCAACGGCCCGCCGCGAAAGGTCGACGGTCAGCCCCTCTGGGTGGTTCGCATGGAGATTTATCCGGGCAGCAGCGGCAGCCCCGTCTTCGACGTCCAGGGCAACCTGGTCGGCATGGTCAAAGGCCGCTACCGGGGAACCGATTCGGTCGGTTTTCTGATTCCGCTCGAAACCATCCTTGCCTTTCTGAACGAGGGTTGAGCCGCATGCGATACGGGCGCTTCGAGGTCCAGCGGGAACTGGGGCGGGGTTCGATGGGGGTGGTTTACCTGGCCTATGATCCCGATCTCGATCGGCTGGTGGCTGTGAAGGTCCTGCGCGAGGACCGGCTGGTCAGCGAGGATTTCGTGGAGCGCTTCCTCCGCGAGGCCCGGGCCATGGGGCGGCTGTCGCCGCACCCCCATATCGTGACGGTCTTCGATGTGGGGCGGGACCACGGCACGGTCTATATCGCGATGGAGTACCTCGAGGGCGAGGCCCTGAGCGATCTGATGCGCCGGCGCCCCTTCTCCCTGGACGAGATCGTGGACCTGGGGGTCCAGGTGGCCGAGACGCTCGATCATGCCCATCGCAAAGGAATCGTACACCGGGACATCAAACCCTCCAACATCATCGTCATGCCGGGGGGGGCCGTCAAGATCACCGATTTCGGCATCGCCCACATCGAGGACCCTTCCATTCAGTATCGGACCCAGGCAGGCGAGATCCTCGGCACCCCTGTCTACATGTCCCCGGAGCAGGTCATCGGGCAGAGGGTCGACGGCCGCTCCGACCTCTATTCCCTGGGCGTCATCCTCTATGAACTCGCGGTGGGGGTCCGGCCTTTCAGGGGGGAGAACCTGGCCGCCATCTTCAGGGCGATTACGCAGGACGAGCCCGTGGACCCCGTTGCCGAGAACCCGGCGGTCCCTGCGGTGCTGGGGACGCTCATCCTGCGGGCCCTGCAGAAACCGGCCGAAGCGCGGTTCCAGACCGGCGCGGAGATGGCGGCCGCCCTCGAGGCAGGCCTGAAGGCTCTGGTCCCGCCGCCTGTTCCCCCTGTCGAACCTCCGGTGTTTGCGGCTTCCACCCCGCCTTCCGTCCGTGCGCCTTCCGAGGTTACGGTTCGGGAAGGTTCCGGCGGGGCGGTGCAGCGCAAAGGGATAGGGCGCCCGACGCCGCTTCTGATCGTGCTGGTCGCCCTGGTTCTCGGTGCAGCGGGGGCCCTGGGGTATCATTTTCTCAAACAGGAACCGGTTCCTCAAGAGAAGCAGGGGGTCGTCGAGCAGACCCCTTCGGTCGAGGAGACGACCCCTGAACAGGTGCCGCCCCAGGCGCGCCTTGTGGTGGAAAGCTTCCCGGAAGGGGCCCAGGTCTTCGTCGATCAATCCTATCGGGGAGAGACCCCTCTCGGTCTCGATCTCCCGGCGGGGACCTACGAGGTCCTCGTCGAGAAGAAGGGCTTCCACGCCTGGGAGGCCCAGTTGACGCTCGCCGAGGCGCGAGAGACTCCGCTCTCCGTGCGGCTCCTGCCGGAGGAAGAAGGACAACCTTGAAGCGTCGGAGGAGGTGACGGCATGCAATTGAAAACAGGATGGATCGTTTCCCTCGCGGCCCTGGTGGTGCTGATGGGGGGCGGCCTTGCCGCTGTCCCGGCCCAGATTCCCCCCGGGAAAAGGGCCCCGAGCTTTGCCCTAAAAAGCGTCGAGGGCGCCTCACATGCGCTCGATGCCGTAAAGGACCACCCGATGGTGATCCTCTATTTTTTCGATGTGGAGTCCCGCCCCAGCCAGGAAGGTCTTCTGACCCTGGATCGCCTGACCAGGCAGCACCGGGAGGCCCGGTTGACGGTCTGGGGCATCACGCTTTCCCCCGCACAGAAGGTGGCTGAATTCGCGGCGGGCCGAGGCCTCGGATTTCCGCTCCTGCCGGACACCTCCGGCGTAAGCGACCTTTACCACGCGCGTGTGGTGCTGCCGACGGTCTACATCCTCGGCCCGCAGCTGAAGGTCCTCGACTATTTCCAGGGCGGCGGCCGGACCACCGAGGTCATGCTGACCCGCCTGGCCGAACGCACCCTGCAGGCCAGACAGCCGGCGCTTGCCCGGGCCCTCGGGGGGGAGGCCGGTGCGAAAGACCCCGCGAATACCGATGCCCGCGTGGTCCAGGGGTATGCCGCACTGAAGGAGGGCAAACTGGAGGAGGCGGCCGAGACCTTCGACGGCCTGGCGCAGAAGACGGGTCGAGCCGGGGCGGTCGGGAAGGAAGGGCTTGCGGCGGTGTATGCACGGCAGGGCCAGGCGGAAAAGGCATTGCAGCTGGCCGACGAAGTGACGCAGAAGGCGCCCGGACGGGCCTATCCGCATGTCATCAAGGGAGATGTCCTCTACAGCCAGGGAAGGCATGCCGAGGCCGAGAAGGAATACCAGGAGGCCACCCGCAAGGAGGAGGCCCCGCCCTTCCAGCGGGCGGTCGCCCACAACCGTCTCGGGCGTCTCAATGCCGCCCAGGCGCGCTATCCTCAGGCGCGGGAGCTTTACGACCAAGCGGTGGAACTCGACCCTTACTATGTCGAGGCCACGGCCAACAAGGGCGTCACGTATGAGCGGGAGGGGCAATGGGGCAAGGCCCTGGAGGCTTATAAGGGAGCCCTCACGCTCGACCAGAGCGATGTCTTTACCGCGGTGCTGGCGCGAAAGGCCCAGGAGCGCCTCGATCTCGAGCGGGATGCCGCACGCAGCCGGCGGGTGGATGCGCTCGTGAAGGAACTGGCCGAACGATATCGTCAACAGAAGGCTGCACCCGTCGAGGAGGTCGATGCATGGACCTCCCGTCCGATGGTCCTGAGTTTCGTGGATATGCAGGAAAGGGGCGGGCTGGCCGATCGCGACGGTTTTCCGATCGTCCTCGCCGAAGGGCTGACCGAGCAGCTCAACCGTTCGGGCCGCGTCAGGGTGATCGAGCGGGTTCTGATCGAGCGGGTCCTCGAGGAACTGAACCTGGGCTCGTCCGAGCTGGCCGACCCGGAAACCGCATCGCGCCTGGGGCGCATCATGGCGGTCAAGCTCATCGGCACCGGGACGTTGAACCACCTTCCCGGTGCTTCGCTCCTCAACCTGCGCCTGATCGACACGGAGACCACCGCCATCCCCCGGATCCTCACCGCCGAGGTCCAGCCCGGTCCGGCCTTCCAAAAGACCTTTTTTCAGCTGAGCCGGCAGATCCTCGAGACCGTCATGGAGAAATACCCGCTGCGCGGCTATGTGGTCGAGGCCGCCGGTGACGAGGTGATGATCAACCTCGGAGCGCAGCAGGGCGTGGTCCTCGGGACGCGCTTCGCCGCCGTCGAGGAGCAGCCCCCGGTCGAATACAAGGGCAGGCTCCTCCAACGCGCGCAGCGGACCATAGGCGAACTCGAGGTGACCCGGATCGAGCCGGACCTCGCCTACGCCCGGGTCCTCGAACAGGATCGGCCGCTCAAGACCGACGACAAGGTGCAGGAAACGGGAGGGCCTGCACGTGAGACTCGTTAGGCATCATCACGGCCCCGATCCTTGGGCGGCGCGCGCTGAAACGGGTTCGGCGCGGAAGACGGCCCCGCATTCAAAAGGCGGCGTGGTTCGGCCTCGGTTCCGCATCTGGATCGAGGCCTATGCGCTGGCCCTGATCCTGGGTGCCTGCGCCGCAGCAGCGCCTCCCGCCCCCCTCGGGCCGCCGGCGGTGGCGGTCTGGGACCTCGAGGATCTCGGCCCGGAAGGGTCGGCCCTCCCGGGATTGGGAGAGGCCCTCGCCGGCCGGGTGATCCAGATCCTGGATGTCGAAGGCGGCTACCAGGTGATCGAGCGGGAGCGGCTGGTCCGCATCCTGGAGGAACTGAACCTGGGCTCGGGAGAGCTGGCGGATGAAGAAACACGACTGCGCCTCGGGCGGATCGCCGGGGCGCAGCGGATGGTCTTCGGCAGTTATCTCGTGATCGAGGGGACCGCCCGGATCGATCTGCGG is a genomic window of Desulfatiglans anilini DSM 4660 containing:
- a CDS encoding tetratricopeptide repeat protein, giving the protein MQLKTGWIVSLAALVVLMGGGLAAVPAQIPPGKRAPSFALKSVEGASHALDAVKDHPMVILYFFDVESRPSQEGLLTLDRLTRQHREARLTVWGITLSPAQKVAEFAAGRGLGFPLLPDTSGVSDLYHARVVLPTVYILGPQLKVLDYFQGGGRTTEVMLTRLAERTLQARQPALARALGGEAGAKDPANTDARVVQGYAALKEGKLEEAAETFDGLAQKTGRAGAVGKEGLAAVYARQGQAEKALQLADEVTQKAPGRAYPHVIKGDVLYSQGRHAEAEKEYQEATRKEEAPPFQRAVAHNRLGRLNAAQARYPQARELYDQAVELDPYYVEATANKGVTYEREGQWGKALEAYKGALTLDQSDVFTAVLARKAQERLDLERDAARSRRVDALVKELAERYRQQKAAPVEEVDAWTSRPMVLSFVDMQERGGLADRDGFPIVLAEGLTEQLNRSGRVRVIERVLIERVLEELNLGSSELADPETASRLGRIMAVKLIGTGTLNHLPGASLLNLRLIDTETTAIPRILTAEVQPGPAFQKTFFQLSRQILETVMEKYPLRGYVVEAAGDEVMINLGAQQGVVLGTRFAAVEEQPPVEYKGRLLQRAQRTIGELEVTRIEPDLAYARVLEQDRPLKTDDKVQETGGPARETR
- a CDS encoding PP2C family protein-serine/threonine phosphatase; the encoded protein is MSRMAWAGKSDIGLKRRNNEDTFLISTELGFCLVADGIGGAAAGEVASRTFAETAGEIFQSAQPLSEKDVIQTVRETFKAANERVREHIRRNPAHLGMGCTAELLAFHPHGFVLGHLGDSRTYRLRDAQFTRLTSDHTLVQAQLEQGLITPEAARTHPMRHVILRAVSGEEAVELDLIRGKILPGDGFLLCSDGLTDMVDDARVHEILAAGGSVQTRVDRLVEEALAAGGRDNVTVVLCEVVG
- a CDS encoding serine/threonine-protein kinase; its protein translation is MRYGRFEVQRELGRGSMGVVYLAYDPDLDRLVAVKVLREDRLVSEDFVERFLREARAMGRLSPHPHIVTVFDVGRDHGTVYIAMEYLEGEALSDLMRRRPFSLDEIVDLGVQVAETLDHAHRKGIVHRDIKPSNIIVMPGGAVKITDFGIAHIEDPSIQYRTQAGEILGTPVYMSPEQVIGQRVDGRSDLYSLGVILYELAVGVRPFRGENLAAIFRAITQDEPVDPVAENPAVPAVLGTLILRALQKPAEARFQTGAEMAAALEAGLKALVPPPVPPVEPPVFAASTPPSVRAPSEVTVREGSGGAVQRKGIGRPTPLLIVLVALVLGAAGALGYHFLKQEPVPQEKQGVVEQTPSVEETTPEQVPPQARLVVESFPEGAQVFVDQSYRGETPLGLDLPAGTYEVLVEKKGFHAWEAQLTLAEARETPLSVRLLPEEEGQP
- a CDS encoding CsgG/HfaB family protein, whose translation is MRLVRHHHGPDPWAARAETGSARKTAPHSKGGVVRPRFRIWIEAYALALILGACAAAAPPAPLGPPAVAVWDLEDLGPEGSALPGLGEALAGRVIQILDVEGGYQVIERERLVRILEELNLGSGELADEETRLRLGRIAGAQRMVFGSYLVIEGTARIDLRLVEVETGRVLAAAERSAAGHDIQAWLGAAGEAAAELARAAPVRRSR
- a CDS encoding S1 family peptidase; translation: MNPGRGASAAPSAGAVKAARLPTFGADARTLRTLLAFGLFFLEVFFPGLTPRDLRAENGWQSYALPAAELEAVVTGWLERSGFEVGGATLAMGYRRLDARKGEEAWEIRLRPQSPLGSQLLAVFTRGGDPDPARAAALDRFVTEYLGGSTGPAAGVSNRDIPAAVLSRIESVVCIRVGEGAAQSQISGVVLDRGGLILCVAHALGRGDGVQVVFHDGRVLQGLPVRLEPHRDLSLVRVAGKAPPGVSPREGRRLVGMGERVYSIGCPLRLSGTVFQGTVNGPPRKVDGQPLWVVRMEIYPGSSGSPVFDVQGNLVGMVKGRYRGTDSVGFLIPLETILAFLNEG